A single genomic interval of Juglans regia cultivar Chandler chromosome 1, Walnut 2.0, whole genome shotgun sequence harbors:
- the LOC108992861 gene encoding CRM-domain containing factor CFM2, chloroplastic isoform X2, with product MLLPFTHRHHPNSSIPSKPLTHQSPFPFIFFPSPLPKTLISSTPRSPSFLIRTSASASDTQTIPKSAIQRIADKLRSLGITEETPSSNPGLNARPDSETSAGEIFIPLPNRVPKRRVGYTIDRSWSTPENPVPEPGTGSAIARYHEVRREVFKQKALERKDKKEKREERAPTLAELTLNENELRRLRKIGIETRKKLKIGKAGITEGIVNGIHERWRHFEVVKIVCEDLCRKNMKRTHDLLERTTGGLVVWRSGSKIVLYRGANYKYPYFLSDEILKNETSTDALPDPNMDDGGSDKMESCSPSIDGVESSITSPTKKISQPKLIQGVGRPNRVRFQLPGEAQLAEVADRLLEGLGPRFTDWWGYDPLPVDADLLPAVVPGYRRPFRLLPYGVKPILTNDEMTTLKRLGRPMACHFALGRNRNLQGLAASIVKLWEKCEIAKIAVKRGVQNTNSEMMAAELKRLTGGVLLSRDSEFFVLYRGKDFLPLSVCSAIEERRKHVIHGEKERANCSTSVTTAQELKLGNAEGGSESELDGANYEEKGGISEQRMLRSTEAVIKRTSIKLSMALEKKAKAEKLLAELEEAEIPQAPEIDKEGITEEERNMLRKVGLRMKPFLLMGRRGIFDGTVENMHLHWKYRELVKVISKEKSIEAVHQEARTLESESGGILVAVERVNKGYAIIVYRGKNYKRPASLRPQTLLNKREAMKRSLEAQRRKSLKLHVLKLNRNIDDLKLQLAKDKHGAHSASMNFNEGVDVPINNILQSTQQDEVIGLSAMYEGDPAGRVEIESSESVGKETHANVFMDKNGEVGAAVSTSFPDNFMSEGKRHSAVVEDCAFNNKAKELSDKSVKTDSKPDQITIENGSKMPRRALQLSNKERLLLRKQALKMKKRPVLAVGRSNIVTGVAKTIMAHFKKHPLAIVNVKGRAKGTSVQEVVFLLEQATGAVLVSQEPSKVILYRGWGAEDKHGHIEKKNAGVAGEEGATQLTVSPELLAAIRLECGLQGHHMEEMAL from the exons ATGTTGCTTCCTTTTACTCATCGCCACCACCCCAACTCCTCAATCCCCTCTAAACCCCTCACTCACCAATCACCTttccccttcatcttcttcccgTCGCCGCTTCCTAAAACCCTCATCTCCTCAACTCCCAGATCCCCCAGTTTCCTCATCCGGAcatccgcctccgcctccgacacCCAAACCATCCCCAAGTCCGCCATCCAGCGCATTGCCGACAAGCTCCGTAGCCTCGGCATCACCGAAGAAACTCCAAGCTCAAACCCTGGCCTCAATGCTAGACCCGATTCTGAAACTTCGGCCGGGGAAATATTTATCCCCCTGCCCAATCGAGTACCAAAGCGCCGGGTTGGGTACACAATCGATAGGAGCTGGTCCACGCCGGAGAACCCGGTTCCCGAGCCGGGTACTGGCTCGGCGATAGCAAGGTACCATGAGGTGAGGAGGGAGGTGTTCAAGCAGAAGGCGTTGGAGAGGAAAGAtaagaaggagaagagagaggagagggCGCCAACATTGGCGGAGCTGACTTTGAACGAGAACGAGCTGCGGAGATTGAGGAAAATCGGCATTGAAACGAGGAAGAAGCTGAAGATAGGGAAGGCCGGGATCACGGAAGGGATAGTGAACGGCATTCACGAGCGGTGGCGGCATTTCGAGGTCGTCAAGATCGTCTGCGAGGATCTTTGTAGGAAGAACATGAAGAGGACTCATGATTTATTGGAG AGGACAACTGGAGGTCTGGTTGTTTGGAGGTCTGGAAGTAAGATAGTGTTGTATAGGGGTGCCAATTATAAATACCCTTACTTTTTGTCtgatgagattttgaaaaatgagactTCTACTGATGCTTTACCGGATCCGAACATGGATGATGgaggaagtgataaaatggagagctGCTCACCAAGCATAGATGGTGTAGAATCTTCTATAACAAGTCCAACCAAAAAGATATCTCAACCAAAATTAATACAAGGTGTTGGTAGGCCAAATAGAGTAAGATTTCAACTGCCTGGTGAGGCACAGCTTGCGGAAGTAGCTGATCGCTTGTTAGAGGGGTTGGGCCCACGTTTTACTGATTGGTGGGGTTATGACCCTCTACCTGTTGATGCTGATCTTCTCCCTGCCGTTGTTCCTGGATACAGGAGACCTTTCCGCCTTCTTCCATATGGTGTGAAGCCTATATTAACCAATGATGAAATGACTACTTTAAAAAGACTTGGTCGACCAATGGCCTGCCATTTTGCACTAG GAAGAAATAGGAATCTTCAAGGATTAGCTGCTTCCATTGTCAAGCTCTGGGAAAAATGTGAGATCGCCAAGATTGCTGTTAAGAGAGGGGTACAGAATACTAATAGTGAGATGATGGCTGCAGAGCTGAAG CGGCTGACTGGAGGAGTACTGCTTTCCCGGGATTCAgagttttttgtattatatagaGGAAAAGATTTCCTGCCGCTTTCAGTTTGTTCTGCAATAGAAGAGCGGAGGAAGCATGTAATTCATGGGGAAAAAGAGAGGGCAAACTGTAGTACATCAGTGACAACTGCACAGGAGCTTAAACTCGGGAATGCAGAGGGTGGTTCTGAAAGTGAACTTGATGGGGCCAATTACGAGGAAAAGGGTGGAATCTCAGAACAAAGAATGTTACGGTCCACAGAGGCAGTTATCAAAAGAACTAGCATCAAGTTATCAATG gCTTTAGAAAAGAAAGCAAAGGCAGAGAAGCTTCTGGCAGAGCTTGAGGAGGCAGAGATCCCCCAAGCACCTGAAATAGATAAAGAAGGTATAACTGAAGAAGAAAGGAATATGCTAAGGAAAGTTGGCTTGAGAATGAAACCTTTCCTACTGATGG GTAGACGAGGGATTTTTGATGGCACAGTTGAAAACATGCATCTTCACTGGAAGTACAGGGAACTCGTGAAGGTGATATCTAAAGAGAAAAGCATTGAAGCTGTTCACCAAGAAGCACGGACCTTAGAGTCAGAAAGCGGGGGAATATTAGTGGCAGTGGAAAGAGTGAACAAGGGTTATGCAATCATTGTGTACCGTGGGAAGAACTATAAAAGACCTGCTTCTCTAAGACCTCAGACGCTTCTTAATAAAAGAGAAGCAATGAAGCGTTCTCTAGAGGCACAGCGGCGGAAG TCTCTAAAACTTCATGTTTTGAAGCTTAACAGAAACATAGATGACTTGAAACTTCAGTTG GCTAAAGACAAACATGGAGCTCATTCAGCTTCCATGAACTTTAATGAGGGTGTGGATGTTCCAATAAACAACATTCTACAATCCACTCAACAGGATGAAGTAATTGGCCTCTCAGCAATGTATGAGGGGGATCCTGCTGGTAGAGTTGAAATAGAATCATCTGAATCAGTTGGTAAAGAAACTCATGCAAATGTGTTCATGGATAAGAATGGTGAAGTTGGAGCTGCTGTCTCTACATCTTTCCCCGACAACTTTATG TCAGAAGGAAAGAGGCATTCTGCAGTAGTTGAGGATTGTGCTTTTAATAACAAGGCAAAAGAGTTATCAGATAAGTCAGTGAAAACTGATTCCAAACCAGATCAAATAACGATTGAAAATGGATCAAAGATGCCTCGCAGAGCTTTACAGCTTTCAAATAAAGAGAGGCTGCTTTTACGAAAGCAAGCCCTTAAGATGAAAAAACGTCCTGTACTGGCAGTAG GGAGGAGTAACATTGTCACTGGTGTAGCAAAAACAATAATGGCGCACTTTAAGAAGCATCCTCTTGCTATAGTAAATGTCAAAGGTAGAGCAAAAGGCACTTCAGTCCAGGAAGTGGTTTTTCTGCTGGAG CAAGCAACAGGTGCAGTTCTCGTTTCTCAGGAGCCTAGCAAAGTCATACTTTATAGAGGTTGGGGAGCAGAAGATAAACATGGGCACATTGAAAAGAAGAATGCTGGGGTTGCTGGGGAAGAGGGTGCAACGCAGCTAACTGTCTCTCCAGAACTCTTGGCAGCAATCAGACTGGAATGTGGATTACAGGGTCACCACATGGAAGAGATGGCTCTATAG
- the LOC108992861 gene encoding CRM-domain containing factor CFM2, chloroplastic isoform X1: protein MLLPFTHRHHPNSSIPSKPLTHQSPFPFIFFPSPLPKTLISSTPRSPSFLIRTSASASDTQTIPKSAIQRIADKLRSLGITEETPSSNPGLNARPDSETSAGEIFIPLPNRVPKRRVGYTIDRSWSTPENPVPEPGTGSAIARYHEVRREVFKQKALERKDKKEKREERAPTLAELTLNENELRRLRKIGIETRKKLKIGKAGITEGIVNGIHERWRHFEVVKIVCEDLCRKNMKRTHDLLERTTGGLVVWRSGSKIVLYRGANYKYPYFLSDEILKNETSTDALPDPNMDDGGSDKMESCSPSIDGVESSITSPTKKISQPKLIQGVGRPNRVRFQLPGEAQLAEVADRLLEGLGPRFTDWWGYDPLPVDADLLPAVVPGYRRPFRLLPYGVKPILTNDEMTTLKRLGRPMACHFALGRNRNLQGLAASIVKLWEKCEIAKIAVKRGVQNTNSEMMAAELKRLTGGVLLSRDSEFFVLYRGKDFLPLSVCSAIEERRKHVIHGEKERANCSTSVTTAQELKLGNAEGGSESELDGANYEEKGGISEQRMLRSTEAVIKRTSIKLSMALEKKAKAEKLLAELEEAEIPQAPEIDKEGITEEERNMLRKVGLRMKPFLLMGRRGIFDGTVENMHLHWKYRELVKVISKEKSIEAVHQEARTLESESGGILVAVERVNKGYAIIVYRGKNYKRPASLRPQTLLNKREAMKRSLEAQRRKSLKLHVLKLNRNIDDLKLQLVKEDMNSVQPTECSRSHAEVKYGHLSRPLISACHEENAEAKDKHGAHSASMNFNEGVDVPINNILQSTQQDEVIGLSAMYEGDPAGRVEIESSESVGKETHANVFMDKNGEVGAAVSTSFPDNFMSEGKRHSAVVEDCAFNNKAKELSDKSVKTDSKPDQITIENGSKMPRRALQLSNKERLLLRKQALKMKKRPVLAVGRSNIVTGVAKTIMAHFKKHPLAIVNVKGRAKGTSVQEVVFLLEQATGAVLVSQEPSKVILYRGWGAEDKHGHIEKKNAGVAGEEGATQLTVSPELLAAIRLECGLQGHHMEEMAL, encoded by the exons ATGTTGCTTCCTTTTACTCATCGCCACCACCCCAACTCCTCAATCCCCTCTAAACCCCTCACTCACCAATCACCTttccccttcatcttcttcccgTCGCCGCTTCCTAAAACCCTCATCTCCTCAACTCCCAGATCCCCCAGTTTCCTCATCCGGAcatccgcctccgcctccgacacCCAAACCATCCCCAAGTCCGCCATCCAGCGCATTGCCGACAAGCTCCGTAGCCTCGGCATCACCGAAGAAACTCCAAGCTCAAACCCTGGCCTCAATGCTAGACCCGATTCTGAAACTTCGGCCGGGGAAATATTTATCCCCCTGCCCAATCGAGTACCAAAGCGCCGGGTTGGGTACACAATCGATAGGAGCTGGTCCACGCCGGAGAACCCGGTTCCCGAGCCGGGTACTGGCTCGGCGATAGCAAGGTACCATGAGGTGAGGAGGGAGGTGTTCAAGCAGAAGGCGTTGGAGAGGAAAGAtaagaaggagaagagagaggagagggCGCCAACATTGGCGGAGCTGACTTTGAACGAGAACGAGCTGCGGAGATTGAGGAAAATCGGCATTGAAACGAGGAAGAAGCTGAAGATAGGGAAGGCCGGGATCACGGAAGGGATAGTGAACGGCATTCACGAGCGGTGGCGGCATTTCGAGGTCGTCAAGATCGTCTGCGAGGATCTTTGTAGGAAGAACATGAAGAGGACTCATGATTTATTGGAG AGGACAACTGGAGGTCTGGTTGTTTGGAGGTCTGGAAGTAAGATAGTGTTGTATAGGGGTGCCAATTATAAATACCCTTACTTTTTGTCtgatgagattttgaaaaatgagactTCTACTGATGCTTTACCGGATCCGAACATGGATGATGgaggaagtgataaaatggagagctGCTCACCAAGCATAGATGGTGTAGAATCTTCTATAACAAGTCCAACCAAAAAGATATCTCAACCAAAATTAATACAAGGTGTTGGTAGGCCAAATAGAGTAAGATTTCAACTGCCTGGTGAGGCACAGCTTGCGGAAGTAGCTGATCGCTTGTTAGAGGGGTTGGGCCCACGTTTTACTGATTGGTGGGGTTATGACCCTCTACCTGTTGATGCTGATCTTCTCCCTGCCGTTGTTCCTGGATACAGGAGACCTTTCCGCCTTCTTCCATATGGTGTGAAGCCTATATTAACCAATGATGAAATGACTACTTTAAAAAGACTTGGTCGACCAATGGCCTGCCATTTTGCACTAG GAAGAAATAGGAATCTTCAAGGATTAGCTGCTTCCATTGTCAAGCTCTGGGAAAAATGTGAGATCGCCAAGATTGCTGTTAAGAGAGGGGTACAGAATACTAATAGTGAGATGATGGCTGCAGAGCTGAAG CGGCTGACTGGAGGAGTACTGCTTTCCCGGGATTCAgagttttttgtattatatagaGGAAAAGATTTCCTGCCGCTTTCAGTTTGTTCTGCAATAGAAGAGCGGAGGAAGCATGTAATTCATGGGGAAAAAGAGAGGGCAAACTGTAGTACATCAGTGACAACTGCACAGGAGCTTAAACTCGGGAATGCAGAGGGTGGTTCTGAAAGTGAACTTGATGGGGCCAATTACGAGGAAAAGGGTGGAATCTCAGAACAAAGAATGTTACGGTCCACAGAGGCAGTTATCAAAAGAACTAGCATCAAGTTATCAATG gCTTTAGAAAAGAAAGCAAAGGCAGAGAAGCTTCTGGCAGAGCTTGAGGAGGCAGAGATCCCCCAAGCACCTGAAATAGATAAAGAAGGTATAACTGAAGAAGAAAGGAATATGCTAAGGAAAGTTGGCTTGAGAATGAAACCTTTCCTACTGATGG GTAGACGAGGGATTTTTGATGGCACAGTTGAAAACATGCATCTTCACTGGAAGTACAGGGAACTCGTGAAGGTGATATCTAAAGAGAAAAGCATTGAAGCTGTTCACCAAGAAGCACGGACCTTAGAGTCAGAAAGCGGGGGAATATTAGTGGCAGTGGAAAGAGTGAACAAGGGTTATGCAATCATTGTGTACCGTGGGAAGAACTATAAAAGACCTGCTTCTCTAAGACCTCAGACGCTTCTTAATAAAAGAGAAGCAATGAAGCGTTCTCTAGAGGCACAGCGGCGGAAG TCTCTAAAACTTCATGTTTTGAAGCTTAACAGAAACATAGATGACTTGAAACTTCAGTTG gTGAAAGAGGATATGAACAGTGTGCAGCCAACTGAATGCTCTAGATCACATGCAGAAGTTAAATATGGCCATCTCTCTCGCCCTTTAATTTCTGCATGCCATGAAGAGAATGCAGAG GCTAAAGACAAACATGGAGCTCATTCAGCTTCCATGAACTTTAATGAGGGTGTGGATGTTCCAATAAACAACATTCTACAATCCACTCAACAGGATGAAGTAATTGGCCTCTCAGCAATGTATGAGGGGGATCCTGCTGGTAGAGTTGAAATAGAATCATCTGAATCAGTTGGTAAAGAAACTCATGCAAATGTGTTCATGGATAAGAATGGTGAAGTTGGAGCTGCTGTCTCTACATCTTTCCCCGACAACTTTATG TCAGAAGGAAAGAGGCATTCTGCAGTAGTTGAGGATTGTGCTTTTAATAACAAGGCAAAAGAGTTATCAGATAAGTCAGTGAAAACTGATTCCAAACCAGATCAAATAACGATTGAAAATGGATCAAAGATGCCTCGCAGAGCTTTACAGCTTTCAAATAAAGAGAGGCTGCTTTTACGAAAGCAAGCCCTTAAGATGAAAAAACGTCCTGTACTGGCAGTAG GGAGGAGTAACATTGTCACTGGTGTAGCAAAAACAATAATGGCGCACTTTAAGAAGCATCCTCTTGCTATAGTAAATGTCAAAGGTAGAGCAAAAGGCACTTCAGTCCAGGAAGTGGTTTTTCTGCTGGAG CAAGCAACAGGTGCAGTTCTCGTTTCTCAGGAGCCTAGCAAAGTCATACTTTATAGAGGTTGGGGAGCAGAAGATAAACATGGGCACATTGAAAAGAAGAATGCTGGGGTTGCTGGGGAAGAGGGTGCAACGCAGCTAACTGTCTCTCCAGAACTCTTGGCAGCAATCAGACTGGAATGTGGATTACAGGGTCACCACATGGAAGAGATGGCTCTATAG